The sequence GGCGCCACCCCCGGCGAGATCGCCCTGTTCGACAGCGCCAGCACCGGCCTGCGCACGATCATCGACGCGCTGCGCCTGGAGTCCCGCCAGCGACTGCTGGTCAGCCGCTCCACCTACGTCAGCCACGCCCTGCACCTGATGAGCCTGGGCCGTGAGCACGACATCGAGCTGGTGATCGTGCCCAACGGGCCCTCCGGCGCCGTCGACCTCACCGCGCTCGACGCCGAGCTGGCCTCCGGTGGCCCGGCCGTCGTCTGCGTCGCCCACATCCCCACCTCCTCCGGCCTGGTCGAGCCGGTCGCCGAGATCGGCGTCCTGGCCAAGCGTTACGGCGCCCGCTACGTGCTCGACGCCACCCAGTCGGTGGGCCACGTGGCGGTCGACGTCGCGGCTCTCGGCTGCGACGCGCTGGTCACCACCGGCCGCAAGTTCCTCCGGGCCCCGCGGGGCACCGGGTTCGCCTACATCAGTGCCGAACTCGCCGCCGCCCTGGCCCCCACCGCCCCCGACGTGCGTGGTGCGGTCTGGACCACGTCCATGAGCTGGGAACTCAAGGAGAGCGCCCGTCGCTTCGAGACCTGGGAGGCGTCGATCGCCGGCCGGGTCGGGCTCGGGGTGGCGCTGGCCGAGGCGCTGGAGCGGGGGAGCATGCAGACCGAGACCTGCTTGCGCACGGTGGCCGGCCGGCTGCGCACGGCGCTGAGCCAGATCCCCCGGGTGACGGTGCAGGATCCGCCGGCCTCCCCGTCGGCCATCGTGACCTTCACGGTCGACGGCCAGGCGCCGCGCCGCGTGAACGAACTGCTGGCCCTACGCAACGTGCGCACCGTGTCGGTGCCCGCCTCCCACGCCCAGTGGGATCTGGGGGCCCGGGGTGTGGAGGCCGTGGTGCGGGCCTCCGCTCACGTCTACAACGACGAGTCGGACATCGCGGCCCTGGTAGCGGCGGTCACCGAGATCGCGGGGGAGAACTGATGGTGGACGTCGATGTCGTCGTTGCGGGGCTCGGTATCCACGGTTCCGCGACGGTGTACGAACTGAGCCGCCAGGGGGTCGACGTGCTCGGCCTGGAACAGTTCGCCGAGGGGCACACCCGCGGGTCGTCCCACGGGCGCACCCGGATGATCCGCCGGGCCTACCCCAACCCGGTCTGGAACCCCCTGGTCGATCGGGCCTTCGAGGGCTGGGCCCGCTGGGAGGCCGCGAGCGGCACCACCCTGGTGCACCGTACCGGCGGCCTGTACGCCTTCGACGGCGCGACGGGCGCGACGAGCATGCAGGGCCCCGACACCGTGGTGATCACGGAGCCCGCCGAGATGGCCGCCCGGATGCCGGGATTCCGTGCCCCGGACGGGTACGGGGCGGTGTTCGACCCGGCCGCCGGAGTGCTCGAGGCCTCCGCGGCTCTCGGTGTGGCCCGGGACGGGGCCCGGGAGCACGGCGCCACCCTGTCGTTCGGGGAGAGCGTGCTGGCCTGGCGCCAGGAGGGTGACATCTGCGTCGTGACCACCGGTGAGCGTGAGATCCGCTGCAACCGCCTGGTACTGACGGGCGGTTCGTGGTCGGGGCGGCTCGTGCCCGAGCTGGCCCACCTGTTCGAGGTCTGGCGCATCGTCACGGTCACCCTGGCCGCCGGTCAGGAGGCCGGAATGCCGCCGCAGCTCGGCTGTTTCTCCGTCGACCGGCCGCAGGGCCTGGTCTTCGGCATCCCCGACGCGGCCGGCAACGGGTTCAAAGCCGGTATCGATCTGGGCCCGGTCTGGGACCCGGACGAGCCCACGGCCCCGGCGAGCCCGGCCGAGATCGCCGAACTCGTCGGCCTGATGACGAGTTACGTGCCCGGTATCGCGCCCGAGGTGATCGAGGCCGCGAGCTGCCTCTACACCATGACGGCCGACAAGCGGTTCGTGATCGGCGCGCTTCCCTGGGCCCCGGCCGTGACCGTGGCAGCCGCCTGCTCGGGGCACGGCTTCAAGTTCGGGCCCGCCATCGGTGCGGCCCTTGCCGACCTGGCGCTCGGAAGAGCCCGTCCAGATCTGGAATTCATCGGCGTCCAGCGCCGTCTGCCTTCGAGTCAGGAGCTCACGTGACCCGCCACTGGAACGACCCCCTCACCGAGGACGAGATCGCCGCGGTGATCGCCCTGGTCCGCGCCGACGAGCGGATCGGGGAGAAGCCCCGGTTCTGGGGCATTGCGGTGGACGAGGCCCTCGCCCGCGCGCTGGCCCCCGGTCAGGGTCGCCCCGTTCGCACCGTGGTGATGAACCCGGACGCGCACGCGGCCTGGGAGGTGGCGGCCTGGACGGCGGGTTCGGACCGGGAAGCCTCGATCTCGGCCTGGCGGGATGTCGATGCCAAGCGCCCCGGTGTCTCCAGCGAGGAGGCCCGGATGGTCGCGCAGGCCTGCCGGGAGGACCAGGGGATGAAGGACGCGCTGGCCAAGCGCGGCATCCACGATGTCTCGCTGGTCTGGGTGGACCCCGAGTCGATCACCGGCTTCGAGCCCGAAGGCCTGGAAGACCGCCGCCTTTCGTGGGGCACCGTGTGGCACCGCGAGACCGCGGACGACAACGGCTACGCCCGCCCGGTGGCCGGCCTGGTGCCGATCGTCGACCTGGAGACGCTGAAGGTCATCTCGATCGAAGACCACGGTGTGCTGCCGATGGCCTCCGAGACCGGCAACTACCGCTCGGGCACCTGGGGTCCGGACCGCGAGGTCTCGGCCCTGGAGATCACCCAGCCCGACGGGCCCGGCTTCGCCCAGGACGGGCAGCTCGTCACCTGGCAGAACTGGTCGTTCCGCGTCGGTTTCACGCACCGCGAGGGCATGGTGCTGCACGACGTCACCTACAACGACCACGGCAAGGTCCGCCCGGTGATGAAGCGCGCCGCGGTGAACGAGATGTACGTGCCCTACCTCGATCCCGACCCGACGGCCTACCGCAAGAACTTCTTCGACTGGGGCGAGTACGGCGCCGGCCCGCTCACCGCCTCGCTCGAGCTGGGTTGCGACTGCCTGGGCGAGATCCGCTACTACGACGCGGCGGTGGTGAACGGGCACGGTGAGGCCCGCACCATCAAGAACGCCATCTGCATGCACGAGGAGGACCACTCGATCCTCTGGAAGCACGTGAACACCCGCACCGGTGAGGCCGACGTGCGTCGTGCCCGGCGCATGGTGGTCTCGTTCTTCGCCACGGTCGCGAACTACGACTACGGCTTCTACTGGTCGTTCTACCAAGACGGCATGATCGAGCTGGAGATCAAGCTCACCGGCGTCATGTCGGTCTCGGGCATCGCCGACGGTGAGAAGCCGGCCTACGGGCGTCTGGTCAGCCCGAACGTGCAGGCTCCCAATCACCAGCACTACTTCGGCATGCGCCTGGACATGGGCGTCGACGGTCCGGTCAACCGGCTGTACGAGGTGCACTCGGAGATCGAGGAGGACGAGGCGCTCAACCCGTACGGCAACGCCTGCAAGACCGTCCGCACCCCGCTGCTGACGGAGAAGGCCGCCGCGCGCCGCGCCAACCCGGCCGCCGCCACCCACTGGCTGGTCGAGAGCGACGACACCGTCAACCGTTTCGGTGACAAGACGGCCTACCGGGTGTCGATCCAGAACACCGCGCGCCTGTATGCCAAGCCGGGCAGCATCGTCGAGCGCAAGGCGCCGTTCGTGGCCCAGCACCTGTGGGCCACGGTCTTCGACGGCAACGAGCGGTTCATCGCGGGGGAGTACCCGAACCAGGCCGACCTGGGGGCCGACGGGGTGCAGACCTTCCAGCAGGCCGACCGTTCCCTCGACGGTGCGGAACTCGTGCTCTGGCCGGTCATCGGCGTGCACCACACGCCCCGCCCGGAGGAATGGCCGATCATGCCGGTGCACCGCATCGGCATGCGCCTGGAGCCGGACGGTTTCTTCGACCGCAACCCCTCGCTCGACCTGCCGGCTCCGATGAGCCACAGCAGTTCGTCCGAGGGCGATGCCTGCTGCCACTGACTTTCTGACGAATGGGGGACGCGGGCCCGCTCGACTCGAGCGGGCCGGCGTCCCCTATTGTTTCGGTCTGCGATTGTGAAGGATTCGACGTGAACGAGACGTTCTCCCCGTATCTCGTGCGGGGCATGCGCATGGCGGCGGACGAGGTCATGCTCGTCGAGCTCGAACCCCTGGAGGCTGCTGCGGTCTGGGAGCCCGGCGCGCACCTCGACGTGATGGTCGGCGACGGCACCACCCGCCAGTTCTCCATCTGTGGCGGGGATTCCGGCTCGCTGACGGTGGCCGTGCGCCGGGAGATGCCGGGGAAGGGCGGCTCGGCCTGGATCCACGACACGCTGCGCCCGGGCTGGACCGTGCAGGTTCGCGGTCCGCGCAACCACTTCGCCCTGGAACCGGCCCAGCGCCACGTGTTCGTGGCCGGCGGCATCGGCATCACCCCGCTGCTGCCGATGCTGGAGAAGGCGACCGACTGGGAGCTGCTGTACTTTGGGCGCACGCTGTCGGCCATGCCCTTCCGCGACCGTCTCGCCGGGTACGGCGACCAGGTGCGCCTCCTGCCCGCTGACGCCCCCGATCGTCCTGCGCTCACGGATCTTCTGGGCTCACTCGAGGCCGGGACGCTCGTCTACACCTGCGGTCCCGCGCGCCTGATGGACGGTGTCCGCGAGGTTCTCGAGGCGCAGGGGCGTGGCGATGATCTGCGTGTCGAGTACTTCAGCGCCCCGGCCGCCGTCGAGGAGACCGAAAGCGGTGCGTTCACCGTGCGACTGGCCGCCTCCGGGAAGGAGCTCACCGTCGACGCGGACCGGTCCCTGCTCGACGTGCTCACCGACGAGGCGGGCGCCGACATCCTGCGCGACTGCGAGGAAGGCATCTGCGGAACCTGCGAGACCCGCGTGGTGTCGGGAGACATCGAGCACCGCGACTACGTCCTGACCAAGACCGAGAAAGAGGCGGGCGACTGCATGATGGTCTGCGTGTCGAGAGCGTCCGGCCTGCTGGTACTCGACCTCTGACGGGCCCCCAAAAAACCTCCCGTGATCATGCAAAGTGTCCCCAGCGTTCTAGAACTCCTGGCTCGAGAGTTCTAGAACGCTGGGGGCACTTTGCATGATCACGAACAAAGGGTGGTGACCAATTCGGCGACCTCGGCCGGGCGTCCGAGGAACGGCGAATGATCGCCGTCGATCTCGTACACCGCACCGGCCCGGGCCGCCATCGCGCGCTGACGGGCCGGAGGGATCGCCTCGTCGTCGCGCGTCACCACGTAGACGGCCGGAATCTCGCGCCAGGCGGCGTGTTCCACCTCTTCCAGGAAGGCCCGCAGGGAATGGGGGCGCAGCGTCGCCGCCATTTCCCGGGCGGGGCCGGCCGGAGAGGTGGAGTAGAAAGTATGCAGGGGGTCGACGGCCTCGATGTACAGCTCGTCGCCGGAGACCACCCAGGCGTCGTCCTCCTCGTCCCCGGCCTCCACGGTGTTCAGCGACTCACCCGTGTCCGGCATGAAAGCGGCCAGATAGATGATGAGTTCGACACCGTCCGAGGCCCGTACCGCCGCCGTCGTGGGCACGCCGCCGTAGGAATGGCAGAGCACCACGCGCGGACGGTGGGTGGCCAGCGCCTCGCGGATCGTCCGCACGTCGTCGGCCACCCCGGCCGGGGGAGTTCCCGGCCCGGCGGCACTGGGCAGGTCCACGGTGTGCGCCTTCAGCCCCAGCGAGGCCAGCGCCTGCACGAGCGGGCTCCAGCTGGCCCCGTCGTGACAGGCGCCGTGCACCAGAAGAAGACTCACGGCTTGTAGACCACGAAAACCTTGCGTACGGGCTCGTGCACGGTCCAGGTGCCGACCCAGCCGATCGGGAAGTAGGCCGTGGTGCCCGCGGTGATCTCGGCCGGCTCGCCGCCGTCCTCGTGCACGGTCATGTGCCCGGCGATCACGTGGATGATCTCGCCACGGGTGAGGAACTCCCAGCGGGATGTGCCCGGGTCGCTCTCCCAGATCCCGGAGACCACCTTGCGGTCGTCGGTGGCGAAGTCGACCCGGCTGCGGACCAGGATCTCACCGCTCAGCGGCTCGGCACTGGGCGGCCCGAGCGGCTTCTCGGCCAGATCGGTGACGTCGAGGGGAACGTTGGTACTGGTCATCAGCTGCTCCGGGGGACGCGGGAACGATGCATCCCGAAGCTAACAGATTGGATCCATTGCGGTAAGGGTCAGCCGCGGAAGATCGTGGACGACCGCCGCTCGTACCAGTGGGCCAGGTGCTCGCCGGCTTTCAGCACGTGATCGCGCATCTCCCGCCCGGCGGTCTCCACATCGCCCGCGACCAGGGCGGCGATGATGCGCTCGTGCTCGCGGTGGTTCTCCTCGCGCTGCCGGGCGTCGTTCACGATCAGCGCCGACGAGACGTTGCGCGGGAAGGTCTCGTTGATGTCGTTCACCGCCTTGGCCAGGCGGGCGTTCGCGGCGATGGTCAGGATCAGCGTGTGGAACACGTCGTTCGCCGGGCGATCGGTCGAGGCCGGGTTCTCGCCGCGGGACAGGGCCGAGGAGTGTTCGTACATCGACTGATTCGCCCGACGCAGCTCGTCCAGCTCGGCCTCGGTGATGCGGCTGACTGCGCGGGTGGCAGCCAGGGACTCCAGCTCGGCGCGCACCTCGTAGGCCTCGCGCACCTCCCACGGGGCCGGAACCCGGACCACGGCGCCGCGATTGGGCAGTACCTCGATCAGGCCGCCACTCTGCAACTGGCGCAGGGCCTCGCGGATCGGGGTGCGGCTCACGCCGAAGTCGCTGGCCAGCTCGGCCTGTCGTAGCTGGGCGCCGATCGGGATCTCGCCCGACATGATGCGTTCGCGGATCCGGGCGGCGACATCGTCCACCAGGGCGTTGCCGGATTTTTCCGTGCCGGTCAGATCGGCGGCGTCCACCATGATCGCGGTTCTCCCCTCACGCGCGGTCCGGCGCGACGTTGCGCGCCTCCTGCGGCGCCTGTGAAGTCAAAACGCTAGCAGAACACCCACAGATGGACCCCGTTCCAACAGTTCTGGCTATGAATCCAGTCAGATGGGATCCATCAATGCTAAGTTGGGATCCATTCTGAGCCGCTATCCGGAGGAGCGTCAGTGCTCAAGCGCGAGGACAACGAGAAGCTGACCCAGACCGGGCCGGGTACCCCGCTCGGTGGGCTGATGCGGGCGTACTGGCAGCCGGCGGCCCTGGTCTCGGAGATGTCGCAGGACAAACCGGTCAAGGCCGTGCGGATGTTCAGCGAGGACCTGGTGCTCTTCCGTAAGCCCGGCGGCACGTGGGGCCTGATCAGCCGGTTCTGCGCGCACCGGGGTGTCGACCTGTCCTACGGGCGGCTGGAGGACGGTGGCCTGCGCTGCCTCTACCACGGCTGGCTCTACGACTCCCAGGGCCAGTGCGTCGATCAGCCGGCCGAACCCGAGCACAGCCGGTTCGCCGACAAGATCCGCATCGCCAGCTACCCGTGCGTGGAGAAGAACGGCATCATCTTCGCCTACCTCGGCGCCGGGGACCCGCCCCCGTTCCCCGACTACGACTGCTTCAAGGCGCCGGACGAGTACACCTTCGCCTTCAAGGGCCTGTGGGAGTGCAACTGGCTGCAGGGCGTCGAGGGTGGCATCGATCCCAGCCACGTCTCCTTCCTGCACCGTTTCATCGAGGAAGACCCCCGCGAGACCTACGGTCAGCAGTTCAGCGAGGAGGTCGAGGGCACCGGCCAGAAGCTGTCCAAGCTCGTCGGTGACAACTTCCGTCCCGACATCGAGGTGGAGAGTGCCGAGCACGGCCTGCGGGTGTTCGCGGTGCGCCAGCTGACCGAGGAACTGAAGCATGTGCGCGTCACCAATTTGATGTTCCCCAACGCGTTCGTGGTGCCCTTCGGCAAGACCAAGGTGTTCGCCCAGTGGCACGTGCCGATCGATGACGAGAACCACTACTGGTTCATGATCTGGTACGACTACGCCGAGGTCACCGACAAGGACACCCTGCTCCAGCAACGCCTGAAGGAGGTCTCGCTGCCCGACTACCGGCCACTGCGAAACCGTTCCAACAACTGGGGTTTTGACCCGGTCGAGCAGAAGAACGTGACCTACACCGGGATGGGCCTGGACATCAACGTCCACGACCAGTGGGCGGTGGAGAGCATGGGCCCGATCCAGGACCGCACCCTCGAACGGCTGGGCGTCTCCGACCGTGCCGTCACCGCGAACCGCCGCCTGCTGCTCAAGGCGATCGAGGCGTTCGCCGCCGGTGGCAAGCTGCCCGCGCACCCGCTGGACGAGACCGAGGCCGCCACCTTCACCGGCCCTCTGGCCGTCGACACCCTCGCCACCAACGAGAACTGGCAGTCCGACTGGCTGTTCGCCGAGGACGAGCGCCGTCAGGCGTCCCCGTGGGCCGCCACCACAGCGCCGGCTGTTTCGCAGGAGAACGCAGATGCTTGAGGTCCCCCAGCCCCAGGGGGGCCGGGAGGTGCCCCCAGCAGTGCTGTCGTCCTTTGATCCATCGCTACGCAACCAGGACCAGCGCGACGTGGCCGAGGCCGGTGGAGGCCGGAACGCCCGGCCGATGCTGGCGAAGGACCGCGGCGGGTTCATCGACCGTCACGACCTGTGGACCGACGCGCAGTATGCGGCCTCGGCCCAGATGCGCCGGGTGATGGACGAGATCGGCCTGGAGATGGTCCGGTTCGCGTTCGTCGACCAGCACGGCCTGCTGCGCGGCAAGACGATCACCCGCTCGAACGTGGCCTCGGCCATGCGCTCGGGCGTCACCGCGCCCAGTTCCCTGTTGCTGAAAGACACCTCGGGCAAGTCGGTGTTCCCGGTCTTCACCGAGGGGGCCGGGCTGGGACTGGAGCGTTTCTCGGGTGCCGGTGACATCGTCCTGGTGCCCGATCCGACCACGTTCCGCGTGTTGCCCTGGGCGAAGCGGACCGGCTGGATCCTCTGCGACCTGCGCTTCCCGGACGGCTCGGAGGTCGCGTTCAGCACCCGTGACCTGCTGCGCCGCTCCCTGAAGAAGCTGGAGCACGCGGGTTACCGGATGACGGTGGGCGCCGAGCTGGAGTTCCACGTCTTCCGGGCCGACGAGGCCCCGTTCGCTGCCGAGAACATCGGCCGGCCGGGCGCTCCGGGGCGTCCGCGCACGATGCACCCGACCACCCCGGGCGCCCAGCTGCTGCACGAGGAGGCCCTGGACGGCCTGGACGACCTGGTGCAGGCGCTCTACCGCGGGCTGACCGCGCTCGACCTGCCGCTGCGCTCCCTGGAGCTGGAGTTCGGGCCGAGCCAGCTGGAACTGACGATGGACGCCGCCGACGCCGCGCTCACCGCCGACGCGGTGGT is a genomic window of Kineosporia sp. NBRC 101731 containing:
- a CDS encoding aminotransferase class V-fold PLP-dependent enzyme, giving the protein MESSLEAGPSVLQVRGPGIDVAAERARTPGATLAHHFNAAGAALPTASVVQAVVDHLRLEEQHGGYEAAHLVLDRVEAVYDDAARLIGATPGEIALFDSASTGLRTIIDALRLESRQRLLVSRSTYVSHALHLMSLGREHDIELVIVPNGPSGAVDLTALDAELASGGPAVVCVAHIPTSSGLVEPVAEIGVLAKRYGARYVLDATQSVGHVAVDVAALGCDALVTTGRKFLRAPRGTGFAYISAELAAALAPTAPDVRGAVWTTSMSWELKESARRFETWEASIAGRVGLGVALAEALERGSMQTETCLRTVAGRLRTALSQIPRVTVQDPPASPSAIVTFTVDGQAPRRVNELLALRNVRTVSVPASHAQWDLGARGVEAVVRASAHVYNDESDIAALVAAVTEIAGEN
- the solA gene encoding N-methyl-L-tryptophan oxidase, whose translation is MVDVDVVVAGLGIHGSATVYELSRQGVDVLGLEQFAEGHTRGSSHGRTRMIRRAYPNPVWNPLVDRAFEGWARWEAASGTTLVHRTGGLYAFDGATGATSMQGPDTVVITEPAEMAARMPGFRAPDGYGAVFDPAAGVLEASAALGVARDGAREHGATLSFGESVLAWRQEGDICVVTTGEREIRCNRLVLTGGSWSGRLVPELAHLFEVWRIVTVTLAAGQEAGMPPQLGCFSVDRPQGLVFGIPDAAGNGFKAGIDLGPVWDPDEPTAPASPAEIAELVGLMTSYVPGIAPEVIEAASCLYTMTADKRFVIGALPWAPAVTVAAACSGHGFKFGPAIGAALADLALGRARPDLEFIGVQRRLPSSQELT
- a CDS encoding primary-amine oxidase, whose product is MTRHWNDPLTEDEIAAVIALVRADERIGEKPRFWGIAVDEALARALAPGQGRPVRTVVMNPDAHAAWEVAAWTAGSDREASISAWRDVDAKRPGVSSEEARMVAQACREDQGMKDALAKRGIHDVSLVWVDPESITGFEPEGLEDRRLSWGTVWHRETADDNGYARPVAGLVPIVDLETLKVISIEDHGVLPMASETGNYRSGTWGPDREVSALEITQPDGPGFAQDGQLVTWQNWSFRVGFTHREGMVLHDVTYNDHGKVRPVMKRAAVNEMYVPYLDPDPTAYRKNFFDWGEYGAGPLTASLELGCDCLGEIRYYDAAVVNGHGEARTIKNAICMHEEDHSILWKHVNTRTGEADVRRARRMVVSFFATVANYDYGFYWSFYQDGMIELEIKLTGVMSVSGIADGEKPAYGRLVSPNVQAPNHQHYFGMRLDMGVDGPVNRLYEVHSEIEEDEALNPYGNACKTVRTPLLTEKAAARRANPAAATHWLVESDDTVNRFGDKTAYRVSIQNTARLYAKPGSIVERKAPFVAQHLWATVFDGNERFIAGEYPNQADLGADGVQTFQQADRSLDGAELVLWPVIGVHHTPRPEEWPIMPVHRIGMRLEPDGFFDRNPSLDLPAPMSHSSSSEGDACCH
- a CDS encoding PDR/VanB family oxidoreductase, whose translation is MNETFSPYLVRGMRMAADEVMLVELEPLEAAAVWEPGAHLDVMVGDGTTRQFSICGGDSGSLTVAVRREMPGKGGSAWIHDTLRPGWTVQVRGPRNHFALEPAQRHVFVAGGIGITPLLPMLEKATDWELLYFGRTLSAMPFRDRLAGYGDQVRLLPADAPDRPALTDLLGSLEAGTLVYTCGPARLMDGVREVLEAQGRGDDLRVEYFSAPAAVEETESGAFTVRLAASGKELTVDADRSLLDVLTDEAGADILRDCEEGICGTCETRVVSGDIEHRDYVLTKTEKEAGDCMMVCVSRASGLLVLDL
- a CDS encoding alpha/beta fold hydrolase, with translation MSLLLVHGACHDGASWSPLVQALASLGLKAHTVDLPSAAGPGTPPAGVADDVRTIREALATHRPRVVLCHSYGGVPTTAAVRASDGVELIIYLAAFMPDTGESLNTVEAGDEEDDAWVVSGDELYIEAVDPLHTFYSTSPAGPAREMAATLRPHSLRAFLEEVEHAAWREIPAVYVVTRDDEAIPPARQRAMAARAGAVYEIDGDHSPFLGRPAEVAELVTTLCS
- a CDS encoding cupin domain-containing protein, with translation MTSTNVPLDVTDLAEKPLGPPSAEPLSGEILVRSRVDFATDDRKVVSGIWESDPGTSRWEFLTRGEIIHVIAGHMTVHEDGGEPAEITAGTTAYFPIGWVGTWTVHEPVRKVFVVYKP
- a CDS encoding GntR family transcriptional regulator produces the protein MVDAADLTGTEKSGNALVDDVAARIRERIMSGEIPIGAQLRQAELASDFGVSRTPIREALRQLQSGGLIEVLPNRGAVVRVPAPWEVREAYEVRAELESLAATRAVSRITEAELDELRRANQSMYEHSSALSRGENPASTDRPANDVFHTLILTIAANARLAKAVNDINETFPRNVSSALIVNDARQREENHREHERIIAALVAGDVETAGREMRDHVLKAGEHLAHWYERRSSTIFRG
- a CDS encoding aromatic ring-hydroxylating dioxygenase subunit alpha — translated: MLKREDNEKLTQTGPGTPLGGLMRAYWQPAALVSEMSQDKPVKAVRMFSEDLVLFRKPGGTWGLISRFCAHRGVDLSYGRLEDGGLRCLYHGWLYDSQGQCVDQPAEPEHSRFADKIRIASYPCVEKNGIIFAYLGAGDPPPFPDYDCFKAPDEYTFAFKGLWECNWLQGVEGGIDPSHVSFLHRFIEEDPRETYGQQFSEEVEGTGQKLSKLVGDNFRPDIEVESAEHGLRVFAVRQLTEELKHVRVTNLMFPNAFVVPFGKTKVFAQWHVPIDDENHYWFMIWYDYAEVTDKDTLLQQRLKEVSLPDYRPLRNRSNNWGFDPVEQKNVTYTGMGLDINVHDQWAVESMGPIQDRTLERLGVSDRAVTANRRLLLKAIEAFAAGGKLPAHPLDETEAATFTGPLAVDTLATNENWQSDWLFAEDERRQASPWAATTAPAVSQENADA
- a CDS encoding glutamine synthetase family protein, which encodes MLEVPQPQGGREVPPAVLSSFDPSLRNQDQRDVAEAGGGRNARPMLAKDRGGFIDRHDLWTDAQYAASAQMRRVMDEIGLEMVRFAFVDQHGLLRGKTITRSNVASAMRSGVTAPSSLLLKDTSGKSVFPVFTEGAGLGLERFSGAGDIVLVPDPTTFRVLPWAKRTGWILCDLRFPDGSEVAFSTRDLLRRSLKKLEHAGYRMTVGAELEFHVFRADEAPFAAENIGRPGAPGRPRTMHPTTPGAQLLHEEALDGLDDLVQALYRGLTALDLPLRSLELEFGPSQLELTMDAADAALTADAVVLCRSAVRQISRRLGYEATFMSRPQGAETASTGWHLHQSLTSAVSGEPVFVPPNGTGTLSPVATHYLEGILTHARAAAAFSTPTVNGYKRYQAYSLAPDRVAWGIDNKGAMVRAVGGPGDPATRLENRSGEPSANPYLYIASQLVSGMDGLERNLELRAPTGNPYENEAPRLPRSLGEAVDALEQDQVFADAFGADVISWYSAIKRSEFDRYLMHVSDWEQREYLGMF